In a genomic window of Candidatus Buchananbacteria bacterium CG10_big_fil_rev_8_21_14_0_10_42_9:
- a CDS encoding excinuclease ABC subunit C, translating to MKKYYIYLLTNKVHTVLYTGVTSNLANRVCQHKEKVVEGFTKRYNVDKLVYYEEYDNVQDALSREKQIKNYSRKRKEILINSVNNRWEDLSYRL from the coding sequence ATGAAAAAATATTACATATATCTATTAACAAATAAAGTGCATACAGTTCTGTATACTGGAGTTACCAGCAATCTAGCAAATAGGGTGTGTCAACATAAAGAAAAAGTCGTTGAAGGCTTTACTAAGAGATATAATGTCGATAAATTGGTTTATTATGAGGAGTATGATAATGTTCAAGATGCTTTAAGTAGAGAAAAGCAGATAAAAAATTATAGCAGAAAAAGAAAAGAAATTCTTATTAATAGCGTAAATAATCGATGGGAGGATTTAAGCTATCGATTGTAG
- a CDS encoding GDP-mannose 4,6-dehydratase, with product MKKVLITGVNGFVGTHLVKYLAQEHPGVEIFGLVLKDVNDVIKKLSVNILQCNILDKDRLKTIISEIRPDAIFHLAAQSYVSTSWENPEKTLETNIIGQSNLLEAIRAIKDDAFGPVVLIAGSCEEYGTIAEDENPVSENNPLRPLSPYAISKVAQDFMGYQYYTNYGLKIIRIRAFQHTGPGRPPVFGISNFAKQVAEIEAGKKEPEIRVRDDSAVRDFSDVRDVVRAYWLAVNQCQPGHVYNVCSGKGTSIKDILEKLISISKVKDIKIVRDEKDRRPTDGGVMIGDNGKFIAATRWRPEIDFLDETVPSILDYWRKQM from the coding sequence ATAAAAAAAGTTTTAATTACCGGTGTTAACGGTTTTGTTGGCACTCATTTGGTCAAGTATCTAGCCCAAGAGCATCCTGGAGTGGAAATTTTTGGTCTGGTTTTAAAAGATGTTAACGATGTCATAAAAAAATTGAGTGTTAATATTTTGCAATGCAATATTTTAGACAAAGACAGATTAAAAACTATTATTAGTGAAATTAGACCGGATGCTATTTTTCATCTGGCGGCTCAAAGTTATGTCAGTACATCTTGGGAAAATCCGGAAAAAACTCTGGAGACTAATATTATTGGGCAATCTAATTTACTGGAAGCTATTCGGGCAATTAAAGATGATGCCTTTGGTCCAGTTGTTCTGATTGCCGGTTCTTGCGAAGAGTACGGCACAATCGCCGAAGATGAAAATCCAGTGAGTGAAAATAACCCTCTCAGGCCGCTTTCGCCTTACGCGATATCCAAAGTTGCTCAGGATTTTATGGGCTATCAATATTATACAAATTACGGATTAAAAATAATACGCATCCGGGCTTTCCAGCATACCGGACCCGGCCGCCCACCAGTGTTTGGCATTTCAAATTTTGCTAAGCAAGTAGCCGAAATTGAGGCAGGTAAAAAAGAACCAGAAATAAGAGTACGTGATGACAGCGCGGTGCGAGATTTTAGCGATGTGCGTGACGTGGTGAGAGCATATTGGCTAGCGGTCAATCAATGCCAGCCGGGCCATGTCTATAACGTTTGTTCGGGCAAAGGCACTTCTATCAAAGATATTTTAGAAAAATTGATTTCAATTTCTAAAGTTAAAGATATAAAAATCGTTAGAGATGAAAAAGACAGACGCCCGACAGACGGCGGAGTGATGATAGGGGATAATGGTAAGTTTATTGCAGCAACGCGCTGGAGACCGGAAATTGATTTTTTAGACGAGACAGTACCTTCTATTTTAGATTATTGGCGCAAGCAAATGTAA
- a CDS encoding UDP-glucose 4-epimerase encodes MSKIIVTGGAGFIGSHVVDALIERGHEVVALDDLSGGFKENVNPKAEFVEGSVNDEELINRLFNEHKFEYVFHLAAYAAEGLSHFIRKFNYNNNVLGSINLINASVNHNVKCFVFTSSIAVYGAGQSPMTEDMKPEPEDPYGIAKYAVELDLQNAKRMFDLNHVIFRPHNVYGERQNIGDRYRNVIGIFMNQAMRGEPFTIFGDGEQQRAFSYIGDVAPVIADAAFNEKAYNQIFNVGADEPFTVNHLANLVSKEFGINAPNITYLPERNEVKVAFSDHSKMNNVLRFKAQTSFEEGIKRMASWAKEVGAKQSKRFDNIEILKNLPPLWKE; translated from the coding sequence ATGAGCAAAATAATTGTCACCGGTGGAGCGGGGTTTATCGGGTCACATGTTGTGGACGCATTAATTGAGCGTGGTCACGAAGTTGTGGCTTTGGATGATTTAAGCGGTGGGTTTAAAGAGAATGTGAATCCTAAAGCCGAATTTGTTGAGGGCAGCGTTAATGATGAGGAATTAATCAATAGATTATTTAATGAGCACAAGTTTGAATACGTTTTTCATTTAGCGGCTTACGCGGCCGAAGGCTTGAGTCATTTTATTCGTAAGTTCAATTACAATAACAATGTGTTGGGCAGTATTAATTTGATAAACGCTTCGGTGAATCACAATGTCAAATGTTTTGTGTTTACTTCCTCAATCGCAGTGTACGGCGCCGGGCAATCGCCGATGACCGAGGATATGAAGCCAGAACCAGAAGACCCGTACGGCATTGCCAAATATGCCGTGGAATTAGATTTGCAAAACGCGAAGCGGATGTTTGATTTAAATCATGTGATTTTTCGGCCCCATAATGTGTATGGTGAAAGGCAAAATATTGGTGATAGATATCGTAATGTGATCGGAATTTTTATGAACCAAGCCATGCGAGGAGAACCGTTTACAATTTTTGGAGACGGTGAACAACAGCGGGCGTTTAGCTATATTGGCGACGTAGCACCCGTAATTGCCGATGCGGCATTTAATGAAAAAGCGTATAACCAAATTTTTAATGTCGGCGCTGATGAGCCATTTACTGTAAATCATCTGGCTAATTTAGTATCCAAAGAGTTTGGCATTAATGCGCCGAACATCACTTACTTGCCGGAACGCAATGAAGTGAAGGTTGCTTTTTCCGACCATTCAAAAATGAATAATGTGCTAAGGTTTAAAGCGCAGACTAGTTTTGAAGAGGGGATTAAAAGAATGGCGTCATGGGCAAAAGAAGTTGGCGCCAAACAGAGTAAGAGGTTTGACAACATTGAGATACTTAAAAATTTACCGCCATTGTGGAAAGAATGA